The Periplaneta americana isolate PAMFEO1 chromosome 2, P.americana_PAMFEO1_priV1, whole genome shotgun sequence genome has a window encoding:
- the LOC138694806 gene encoding uro-adherence factor A-like, with product MKITNTAHTVILSAKWMDERPFLADGPIIGNYVFSQLHFHWGIADEEGSEHTAEGHNFPLEMHVVHFKSDYGTQEVALRERDGLLIIIYFFKLQNEDNPNMQELIDSLTCIEVPHTSVHIDLKPITTYLRPFDSDYFAYWGSVMTSTCSHRILWLISREPIGISSRQVARLRFLRGENNLIMTNNYRQVQPINNRSVFHVSPSTALDATILQIPTTPHPNIIKRGPGRLMQSLVNNGPIFPKKSNLKTKNITEEQELIETKLKNVSDEPEIICLSALQETSGPESISFSGSKKSPYSVSRKSTEWPESKSVKSSEQSESIHFSGSRKSTEQSESASPSRSRRSTEQSDSVDFSEYGKLTNQSRSRGFSGSIKSIGQPESASFSGSRKSTEQPESINFSESIKSTEPPESISFSVSRKPTEQSELINFSGSRKSTETPESISFSGSRRSTEKSEPINFSESRKSTEQPEPINILVARISTEQPKLIDYSGSRKSTKTPETISLSGSRRSTDQSEPINFSESRISTEQPELINFSGSRKSTKTPESVSLSGSRRSTEQSEPINFSESRISTEQPELINFSGSRKSTKTPESVSLSGSRRSTEQSEPINFSESRISTEQPELINFSGSRKSTKTPESVSLSGSRRSTEQSEPINFSESRISTEQPKLINFSGSRKSTKTPESISLSGSRRSTEQSEPINFSESRISTEQPELINFSGSRKSTKTPESVSLSGSRRSTEQSEPINFSESRISTEQPELINFSGSRKSTKTPESVSLSGSRRSTQQSEPINFSESRISTEQPELINFSGSRKSTKTPESVSLSGSRRSTEKSEPIDFSESRISTEQPELIIFSGSRKSTKTPESASLSGSRRSTEQSEPINFSESRISTKQPELIIFSGSRKSTKTPESVSLSGSRRSTEQSEPINFSESRKSTQQPEPINILVARISTEEPKFIDFSGSRKSTKTPESISLSGSRRSTEQSEPINFSESRISTEQPELINFSGSRKSTKIPESVSLSGSRRSTEQSEPVNFSESRISTEQPELINFSGSRKSTKTPESVSLSGSRRSTELSEPVNFPESRISTEQSEPVNFSESRISTEQPELINFSGSRKSTKTPESVSLSGSRRSTEQSEPVNFPESRISTEQSELINFSGSRKSTGKSESESLSRSKKSTEQSEPACLSYSRKSITQPPLVNTRESYKRVESSKGDQLLDSERSSKQIASFNYSVESGNKVTQKLSSSKRSVSFNDTLETSLIASSEYPCSASSQFSDDEIMQETEITVPVPAVASQKSTQLPLASSYQAQIAVPVYQVGGIHVATQMPSVFKNVLSCFDAGSEHISLRNATCSEDEIETTTAEKESVWPFQEIDKDAKFQSPVDINPEEVPEADFPPLIYEEDFTNPIPLILTNNGRTVEIQMTDYHPQPVLRGGPLNGEFVFTQLHFHWGPNDDQGCEHTLQGKSVAMEVHLVYRKSQYHSLQRASREPHAIAVVALLLKACNKDNHKFEKVCRALKEVQYPFTKTEIDSHALLWLGDKEKATGYYTYPGSLTMPVCARNVTWIVYPDVIEVSHRQMSAPQKLNFLTLLG from the exons TGATTCTTAGTGCCAAGTGGATGGACGAACGTCCGTTCCTCGCTGATGGTCCTATAATTGGAAATTATGTATTTTCGCAACTCCACTTTCACTGGGGTATCGCAGATGAAGAAGGCAGTGAGCATACAGCTGAAGGGCACAA TTTCCCTCTAGAGATGCATGTAGTACATTTTAAAAGTGACTACGGAACTCAAGAAGTAGCTTTGAGAGAACGAGATGGTttgttgattattatttattttttcaag CTCCAGAATGAAGACAACCCTAATATGCAGGAATTAATTGACTCGCTAACATGCATTGAAGTACCACACACTTCAGTACACATCGATTTGAAACCAATCACTACTTATTTACGTCCTTTTGATTCTGATTACTTTGCTTATTGGGGTTCAGTGATGACAAGTACTTGTTCACACCGTATTTTATGGCTAATTTCTCGGGAACCAATTGGTATTTCTTCTCGACAG GTTGCAAGACTCCGATTTCTTAGAGGAGAAAATAATTTGATAATGACGAACAATTACCGTCAAGTTCAACCGATAAATAATCGTTCTGTGTTCCATGTATCACCATCAACTGCCCTAGATGCAACAATTCTTCAGATTCCAACAACACCTCACCCAAACATAATAAAAAGAGGACCAGGACGTTTGATGCAAAGTTTAGTAAACAATGGTCCAATTTTCCCAAAGAAATCGAACTTGAAGACGAAAAACATTACTGAAGAACAGGAATTAATAGAAACTAAGTTAAAAAATGTAAGTGATGAGCCAGAAATTATATGTTTATCAGCGTTACAAGAAACAAGTGGACCAGAATCAATCAGTTTTTCAGGATCCAAAAAATCACCTTATTCTGTTTCCAGAAAATCAACCGAATGGCCAGAATCAAAGTCCGTGAAATCATCTGAACAATCAGAatcaatacatttttcaggatcCAGAAAATCAACTGAACAATCGGAATCAGCCAGTCCTTCAAGATCCAGAAGATCAACTGAGCAGTCAGACTCGGTCGATTTTTCAGAATACGGAAAATTAACTAACCAATCAAGATCGAGAGGCTTTTCGGGGTCTATAAAATCAATTGGACAACCAGAATCAGCCAGTTTTTCAGGATCTAGAAAATCAACTGAACAACCAGAATCAATCAATTTTTCAGAATCCATAaaatcaactgaaccaccagaATCAATCAGTTTTTCAGTATCCAGAAAACCAACTGAGCAATCTGAATTAATCAATTTTTCAGGATCCAGAAAATCAACTGAAACACCAGAATCCATAAGTTTTTCAGGATCCAGAAGATCAACTGAAAAATCAGAACCAATCAATTTTTCAGAATCCAGAAAGTCGACTGAACAACCAGAACCAATCAATATTTTAGTAGCCAGGATATCAACTGAACAACCTAAATTAATTGATTATTCAGGATCTAGAAAATCAACTAAAACACCAGAAACCATCAGTTTGTCAGGATCCAGAAGATCAACTGACCAATCAGAACCAATCAATTTTTCAGAATCCAGAATATCAACTGAACAACCTGAATTAATCAATTTTTCAGGATCTAGAAAATCAACTAAAACACCAGAATCCGTCAGCTTGTCAGGATCCAGAAGATCAACTGAGCAATCAGAACCAATCAATTTTTCAGAATCCAGAATATCAACTGAACAACCTGAATTAATCAATTTTTCAGGATCTAGAAAATCAACTAAAACACCAGAATCCGTCAGCTTGTCAGGATCCAGAAGATCAACTGAGCAATCAGAACCAATCAATTTTTCAGAATCCAGAATATCAACTGAACAACCTGAATTAATCAATTTTTCAGGATCTAGAAAATCAACTAAAACACCAGAATCCGTCAGCTTGTCAGGATCCAGGAGATCAACTGAGCAATCAGAACCAATCAATTTTTCAGAATCCAGAATATCAACTGAACAACCTAAATTAATCAATTTTTCAGGATCTAGAAAATCAACTAAAACACCAGAATCCATCAGTTTGTCAGGATCCAGAAGATCAACTGAGCAATCAGAACCAATCAATTTTTCAGAATCCAGAATATCAACTGAACAACCTGAATTAATCAATTTTTCAGGATCTAGAAAATCAACTAAAACACCAGAATCCGTCAGCTTGTCAGGATCCAGAAGATCAACTGAACAATCAGAACCAATCAATTTTTCAGAATCCAGAATATCAACTGAACAACCTGAATTAATCAATTTTTCAGGATCTAGAAAATCAACTAAAACACCAGAATCCGTCAGCTTGTCAGGATCGAGGAGATCAACTCAGCAATCAGAACCAATCAATTTTTCAGAATCCAGAATATCAACTGAACAACCTGAATTAATCAATTTTTCAGGATCTAGAAAATCAACTAAAACACCAGAATCCGTCAGCTTGTCAGGATCCAGAAGATCAACTGAAAAATCAGAACCAATCGATTTTTCAGAATCCAGAATATCAACTGAACAACCTGAATTAATCATTTTTTCAGGATCTAGAAAATCAACTAAAACACCAGAATCCGCCAGCTTGTCAGGATCCAGAAGATCAACTGAGCAATCAGAACCAATCAATTTTTCAGAATCCAGAATATCAACTAAACAACCTGAATTAATCATTTTTTCAGGATCTAGAAAATCAACTAAAACACCAGAATCCGTCAGCTTGTCAGGATCCAGAAGATCAACTGAGCAATCAGAACCAATCAATTTTTCAGAATCCAGAAAGTCAACTCAACAACCAGAACCAATCAATATTTTAGTAGCCAGGATATCAACTGAAGAACCTAAATTCATTGATTTTTCAGGATCTAGAAAATCAACTAAAACACCAGAATCCATCAGTTTGTCAGGATCCAGAAGATCAACTGAGCAATCAGAACCAATCAATTTTTCAGAATCCAGAATATCAACTGAACAACCTGAATTAATCAATTTTTCAGGATCTAGAAAATCAACTAAAATACCAGAATCCGTCAGCTTGTCAGGATCCAGAAGATCAACTGAGCAATCAGAACCAGTCAATTTTTCAGAATCCAGAATATCAACTGAACAACCTGAATTAATCAATTTTTCAGGATCTAGAAAATCAACTAAAACACCAGAATCCGTCAGCTTGTCAGGATCCAGAAGATCAACTGAGCTATCAGAACCAGTCAATTTTCCAGAATCCAGAATATCAACTGAACAATCAGAACCAGTCAATTTTTCAGAATCCAGAATATCAACTGAACAACCTGAATTAATCAATTTTTCAGGATCTAGAAAATCAACTAAAACACCAGAATCCGTCAGCTTGTCAGGATCCAGAAGATCAACTGAGCAATCAGAACCAGTCAATTTTCCAGAATCCAGAATATCAACTGAACAATCTGAATTAATCAATTTTTCAGGATCTAGAAAATCAACTGGCAAATCAGAATCTGAAAGTTTGTCAAGGTCTAAAAAATCAACTGAACAATCAGAACCAGCATGTTTGTCATATTCCAGAAAATCTATTACACAACCACCACTTGTCAATACAAGAGAAAGCTATAAAAGAGTAGAAAGTAGTAAAGGTGACCAGTTATTAGACAGTGAAAGGAGCTCTAAGCAAATTGCGTCTTTCAACTATTCTGTTGAATCTGGaaataaagtcacacaaaaaCTATCTTCATCAAAGCGATCTGTATCATTCAATGATACATTAGAAACTTCTCTGATAGCATCATCTGAATATCCCTGTTCAGCATCTTCACAGTTTTCTGATGATGAAATTATGCAAGAAACAGAAATTACAGTGCCAGTACCAGCAGTAGCTTCTCAGAAATCAACGCAACTACCTTTGGCATCTTCATATCAAGCTCAAATTGCAGTACCAGTATATCAAGTTGGTGGAATCCACGTAGCAACACAAATGCCCTCTGTTTTCAAGAACGTTCTGTCTTGTTTTGATGCTGGAAGTGAGCATATTTCGCTCAGAAATGCTACCTGCAGCGAAGATGAAATTGAAACAACTACAGCTGAAAAAGAAA GTGTTTGGCCATTTCAAGAAATTGATAAAGATGCAAAATTTCAGTCACCTGTGGATATTAATCCTGAAGAAGTTCCCGAAGCAGATTTTCCTCCTTTAATATATGAAGAAGATTTCACGAATCCTATACCTTTGATCCTGACAAACAATGGACGCACAG TGGAAATCCAAATGACTGACTACCATCCTCAACCAGTATTACGTGGTGGCCCATTAAATGGCGAATTTGTATTTACACAATTACATTTCCATTGGGGCCCTAATGACGACCAAGGGTGTGAGCATACATTGCAAGGCAAAAG